TGACCCGTATGCCATAAAAACTTGATCAGAACCTTTCTTCTGGTTTACTGCACCTACCGCGTTTGATTTCAAATATTCCCAGGTTTTATCgttaattatatttgtcttACTACCGGAGTCTATAAGCATTTTTACTTTGACACCGCCGACTTGGCACATTATTTCCGCATCGTCGTCTATATGAAACACGTAGTTGATATTTGGTGGAATTGGTTTTGTTCGTTCCTTAGTGGGTGAGGTAGTTGTAGTGTTTTCGTTCAATGCTCTAGGTGAAGGATCATtaagtttagattttttagCATTATGTGATCTACGAGCGTCCGGTATTGcctttcgttttatttgtcTGGTGCGACATTGGCTCCTGAAGTAGCCCGTATACCCACACTTCGTGCAGATTTTATCTTTTGCCATACATTTATCACTAGTGCCGTCATGATATTGACTTCCACATCTAGTGCACcgtatattgatatttttaggtCTTGTTCCAATTTTGTTAATATCGAGGCTGGAATTTCCTTGAAATCCTTGGAACTGTCTCTCGACAGTCTCAATAGTATTTGCTTCCAAAATAATTTGATCTATGGTAACCGCATCTCCTAActttaggattttttttcttaggtCAGAGGAGCTGCATTTTTCCACTATTTGATCTATGAGATCATCGTCTTTGCGCGCGAAATTGCATTTATTGCTTTGGTTACGTAATCTGACTAAGAACTTTTCGAATTTTTCGCCGGATTCCTGTTTTAATAGTCTAAAGATGTGCCTCTCATACAGGAAGCTTTGTTTGGGTGAAAAGTACGCGTCAAGTTTTTCGACAGCAATTTTGAAAACGTCGTTAGATTCCGTCTCTTCTACATGTGCGCCGGGAAGATTGTAATAAATTTCCTGAAACGCGAGGCCGGCAGTATGCAGTAGAACGGCTCCGAGGTGGACGTGTATTTTGCAAACTGTATCGGCAAGCGCGGCGTATGCCGACGCTAGTTATTTCTGCAAAATGAGCGAAAAATTAGTAGCAAATGAGCTACTAGCGTTTCTACAACAGAAGCTGGATGTCATGGACGAGGTGTCTGCTATCCAGATCTGTTCATCGAATTTCAGCGAGGATGACATCGCTGCGTCTAAGCTGCTTGTGTTCAAGTTGCTGAACAAGAGCGACCAGATGGTGTCCCGTAGGCGTGACGGGACAAAGAAGAGTCTGCAAGATGTAATCACGCTGCTGAAGGAAACCGATCCCGACGATGTGCCGACGTTTGTGGCAAAGGACTTAAACAAGTTACCTCCTGTCACCTTCGACCACGTCGACGTAACGTGCCTTTTGAAGGACATCGTCTCCCTAAAGGCAAGTCTTGCAGATATGCACAAGAAGCTGGAGGCATCCCAGAAAGATGTCACAGATTTGCGCAAGGAAGTCGTTGAATTGCGCACTTCTGTGAATAAAACTGGGTCACCGGCGCGTGTAAGCAACGTAAACACGCGTCGAGGTGCATGCCTACTCGACACATCGGCTACGAGCTTCGCGTCAGCAGTTTTATCTTCGTCGTCGCCGACAGCCGAGTCAGCAAAGGGCGCTGACCGCATGCCCCAGCCCCCGGCCCCCGCAATCATGCCTCATCCACGTAGCGCCACGCAAACTGCACGACCAAATAAACAGCTGGTCAGCGTTTGCGCCTCCGCTGTTCCCCTACACAATCTGGTCCCACAACCGAGGAACCGGGCGGACGAAGACGGTTTCGTAACGGTGCTGAAAAGGAAGCACCGGAAACGAACTAATCAGAACTGCTGCGGCAAGGCTCCTGTTGAGCCCCAAACAAGGGTGAGAGCTGCGCAGCCGAATACTCCGGTGTACATATCTCGCCTACACTACAGCATCCGGGCGGAGGACATCGCCGACTACGTGCGCCAAAAGGTGCGGTACGCGCCGAGAGTGCAGCTGCTGGAGTCGCGCCGGAACGTCAATTTCAAGGCGTTCGTGGTGCGCGTCCCTAACTGCTTCCTGCACCTCGTCATGGACGATAACTTTTGGCCGCAAGGAGTGGTTTTCCGTCGCTTCCGCGGACAAATCCCGACCGAACGCACAAACACCTAGTGCTAGGAAGTGttactaatatagttttaagatttttatttactaaccaatactgtatactttatatatatgttagtctgtaaggtatatatCTATGGGCCATGtttcctgaaaataaataaatttattattattattattatttaaaggtttGTCAATACCAGCAGCTAGAAGGTAAATGTCTAGGGCGCGTTTCCATTTCTCCCAACGAGGGCCTAGGGAATTTGAATCGCCTTCACAGTCGAAGATATCCATAGCCGGTAGTTGAGACGACATTATGGGACAATCTGTAAGTACATAAATGCGgaggtagtttttttttattttttttatctttactgGTCTAactattaaacattttctttattcatttagATGTCTATTTACTACTCATTATTATTTATCCAACTGTAGGtagttgttatttaaatgtttatcaataAGTAACCTAATAgagctttatttaatatttttaattgtgaatCTCATTTTTAGAGCtaactttttattactttggaAGCAGTCTCGATTTCAATTTGGAACGACCTTTTAATAGCATAAACTGACATTTAGAACATAAAAATCGAATGACAGTTTACGTGAACTTGACGAGTTTTTACTCGTTCGTTGTACGGTGCACTTACTCGGTCAGATCGTTATCTCGACTAGGCTTATACATACAGGCACATCTTGTTGGATGTATAATCGGTAAACCCCAATAGCTTGTACCATCTGACAGTAAAGTAGCTGTGTCCTTAATTACTGCATCGTTTATCTACTTCCTATTGTAGGGTGTGTACTATTGTTTTACTTGTGGACTTGAATCAGCTTAAGATAAATTTATGAGGGTAAATTAAAATAGGATGTCACTAtaagtaaaacttatttatcaaataattggCAAATCTCACAACGGAAACTAAGTAAGTTTACTAAGTAAACTAAGCAAGCTAATTAATGGATGTACCGACTATACCCCAAAGTACTAATTATATTGGTATGCATAGCATAACTCTCACGACTATGTTCACAGGTTCAAAAATTTGCTATCAATACGGATATATTTACTACGCAAATACTATATTAATACAGTTAATAACATGATTTAGAGCATtctatttatcataataattacgTAATTGATTACCATTAGTAAATTTAGGTCAGtggatacttattttaatattaacctttcttttcttttaaatatgattatgaAACGATTTTAAGATGATATTTATTTAGGATTTGTAAAGAAACCGCAACCCTTTcgtctaataataaaaaaatcgaaaccaTACTGATAACACAAGGTTCACATTTTGTAGTCgtgtaaaatgaaattatttactcACGTTCTTTTTCTTCGTCGCCAGTTTGTGCTGTCTCCCACGTACACAAGTAGTTTAGGTAGGATaacaattcaaacaaatattatgttcaatGCGCCTGCGACACGTCCACTCGCCGCGACCGCTCGGGGGGTAGTAGTAGGACGCGCGGACGGCTCGTACCcgcaatgtttattaatttgtaatcgTGTACATCACATCTACATCAaccgaattatttaaaacaaataaatcactatgcgaatctaaatgacatttgaactatattttcgCGAAAAgtcaacggtaaagatggcgacagcggttCGTTTGTCAGTACcattggaatttaacgaaattaatccataatctgaattttcaattgtcaactcaaaattaatatttttgtatgttttgttattcatataaggttttgatcgaaattattaatatagataacaatctactccacaaattatttaagttgtaatttcgaaatgtaatgatactaacaacggcattctgacagttgttatggttacaatttttttttattactcgctaaaaccgcccgctacatatcgaaccattacgcCCTTTTACGTAGTAGGGTCCAAAAGTTTTCGGcctgaactataaaatgaaggataaatctcaaacaatttttattatttttcaatatagtcTCCCATAATTTCAATGCACTTTTCGCATCGCTTTATTAATATGccaattcctttaaaaaaattgtctgaagttttatattcaaaatgtgccaaaaccgcgggcttcacctcttcatccgtgttaaactttttcctcgcaagtcggttttcaattttgaaaataaatcgttCGGACATTCTCTGCATCATCTCCATCATTTGCATCATAAACTGGGGAGGAAACCCGACTGCTTCAGTAGTCGGGTGCATAGTCGTCACTTTGGATGATCCAGCGGCAATGGGTACCCCTGGAGGATATAAGCTCCCTTGATTGCACGAGGTGGACGCCATTGACGTGACTGTCGTCCCTGCGAATACTGGTATTTCTGAAGCAGTTGATACTGCGGTTGATTTATACGTCATGCCTGTGGGTATTCCCGCCGCGGTGGACTGCACGACGTTGAAATTGTTCGCACCATCTAGCAAGTGCGTAACGTTCGATGAGGCAGGGCTCAACAACCTGGTGGTGGACGTGACAGGTTGAACCGAAGCTGCAGAGGAAGTGGTTGGGATCAGAGCTTGTTCTGATCCCACTTCTGATGACGGAGCAGGGTCCCCGCGGTTGCTTTTAAAAAACGTGACGTCAGCATTTCTGACGTCACGAACTTCCTGGTCAGAGTTTCCACACATATTGCGTAATGTAAACAAACACtttcttcaaatattatttattcagaagGTCCGATCGCTACGATGgctcaaatcaaatcaaatcaaataatttatttgcaatgaatgtaggttacattaaaatacagatGGAGTAAATAAGAGTGAGCCGTATACATTCTGCCTGGAAATAGCCATGCAAagtttacaaaagttttaatctaagctatctaaaaataaaattataaattcaaagtgTCACAGAATTTTAGcaattatacatacattaattaatactacAAAATGTCCaattaaaatgtgaataataaatacaatttaaaattaaatagtggtttcttaggtttacgcgaatgttagacattgaaatgaaactacttttacggattttatcgcggtttaattttagattttagttcccgacgtttcgaatatatatatttcgaattttcgaatacatattttaattacttatttgtggtccgacctacgcaggtagaacgagcaacatcttctgtcaagacgaacgccatctcatcatggtctgcccgtgaccatgatacctgcaaaggtttcgaaacgtcgggaactaaaatctaaaattaaaccgcgataaaatccgtaaaagtagtttcattaaaattaaatgttaagaaaTTAGGTACATATCCAGAATAACATTAACACATTAAAAACTGTTGTCTATTAAAAATCATGAATTGAGTAATAGCATTTTTCTAGAAGGAAGGCtactaatttctttttaaaatcttttactGTTTCATTTTTTAGTACATCTGGCAATTTACTGTATATTTTAGGGCCAATACAAATGatactttttttcattaatgCTGTGTTACAGTGCTCGATTGGTATTAAGTTTTTGTACTGGTTTTTGACAGGTCGTTTTCTAGTTTCTGACATCATAGGAAATAGGTTTTTATTGGTCTTTACAAAGTGGCCATCACTTCTAAAATATATGTGCATGGAAATGTAAGTACTTTTAGGGACTTAAACTTTGGTTCGCAACTGTCTGTGGTCTTTAGGCCACATATTGCTCTAATGCAACGTTTTTGCGCTTTGAATATTAATTCTCTTGAGCTGCAATTGCCCCAGAAAATAATACCAAATCTTAGAACTGATGCAACCAGACCGTGATAAGCTACTAATGTAGTTTGAATATCCACTTTTTTTGACAACTTTGAAAGGACATATGCCGAAGTATTCATCCTTTTGCAAATTTCCTCTTCTTGAGGTTGCCAATTTAGTTGTCTGTCAATGTAAATCTCTAAAAATTTTGCGACTTTtacttgataaatattttggCTATTATAGTTTACAgatatatcttttaaatttgTGCGTTGATGGAAGTgcataatgtttgttttctgta
This genomic stretch from Trichoplusia ni isolate ovarian cell line Hi5 chromosome 25, tn1, whole genome shotgun sequence harbors:
- the LOC113505251 gene encoding uncharacterized protein LOC113505251 — protein: MSEKLVANELLAFLQQKLDVMDEVSAIQICSSNFSEDDIAASKLLVFKLLNKSDQMVSRRRDGTKKSLQDVITLLKETDPDDVPTFVAKDLNKLPPVTFDHVDVTCLLKDIVSLKASLADMHKKLEASQKDVTDLRKEVVELRTSVNKTGSPARVSNVNTRRGACLLDTSATSFASAVLSSSSPTAESAKGADRMPQPPAPAIMPHPRSATQTARPNKQLVSVCASAVPLHNLVPQPRNRADEDGFVTVLKRKHRKRTNQNCCGKAPVEPQTRVRAAQPNTPVYISRLHYSIRAEDIADYVRQKVRYAPRVQLLESRRNVNFKAFVVRVPNCFLHLVMDDNFWPQGVVFRRFRGQIPTERTNT